The Methanobacterium lacus genome includes a region encoding these proteins:
- a CDS encoding class I SAM-dependent methyltransferase has product MYDAMQLFSDIDATLAEIRRVIKDCGTLAVMTYVKEGVWKEPEHQEYLEKLDIHFFEVE; this is encoded by the coding sequence ATGTATGATGCTATGCAACTTTTCAGTGACATTGATGCCACACTTGCAGAAATTAGAAGGGTAATTAAGGACTGTGGTACCTTGGCTGTTATGACCTATGTAAAGGAGGGTGTTTGGAAGGAACCAGAACATCAAGAATATCTTGAAAAATTGGATATTCACTTCTTTGAAGTGGAGTAG
- a CDS encoding class I SAM-dependent methyltransferase: MYTRSLSREASHVWAVDLSMEMLKQAKLKLEEENLENVTLARADTLKLPFSDDQFQGVSCMMLCNFSVTLMPHLQKLEG, encoded by the coding sequence ATGTACACCCGAAGTCTTTCAAGGGAAGCTTCTCATGTATGGGCAGTGGATTTATCCATGGAAATGCTAAAACAAGCAAAATTAAAGCTTGAAGAAGAAAATTTGGAGAATGTAACATTGGCACGTGCCGATACTTTGAAGCTACCATTCTCTGATGACCAGTTTCAGGGAGTATCATGTATGATGCTATGCAACTTTTCAGTGACATTGATGCCACACTTGCAGAAATTAGAAGGGTAA